A DNA window from Fragaria vesca subsp. vesca linkage group LG3, FraVesHawaii_1.0, whole genome shotgun sequence contains the following coding sequences:
- the LOC101311741 gene encoding ELMO domain-containing protein A-like: MTSKTLRRRLHHGDVDGKTHEHLEASASDDLNEPLLGNYESSDRHSEDCTLAEILNDDRRMEQLHWTFLFSQLIAQWARWLANIVLGSGSLIGRFLTSAIENGQKTSLRAPTLIPLQEVRLKNLRQRLEVPFDGSRVEHQDALKQLWRLAYPDRELPPLKSELWKEMGWQGADPSTDFRGGGFISLENLIFFAQQYPESFHRLLHKQEGTRAEWEYPFAVAGINISFVLAQMLDLQSAKPTSLAGIRFLQLLEEDEMAFDNLFCVTFQMMDAQWLAKRASYMEFNDVMKSTRTQLERELALEDVSSVKDLPAYNLLAE, from the exons ATGACATCAAAGACTTTGAGGAGAAGGCTTCACCATGGAGATGTTGATGGAAAAACGCATGAGCATCTGGAGGCATCAGCTTCAGATGATCTTAATGAGCCTCTACTGGGCAACTATGAATCTTCAGATAGGCATTCCGAG GACTGCACACTTGCCGAGATCTTAAATGATGACCGCAGAATGGAACAACTCCACTGGACTTTCTTGTTCTCTCAGTTGATTGCACAGTGGGCACGATGGTTAG CAAATATTGTCCTGGGATCTGGATCACTTATTGGACGGTTTTTGACCTCAGCTATAGAAAATGGACAAAAAACTAGTCTGCGGGCACCTACCCTAATTCCTCTGCAA GAAGTAAGACTCAAAAACCTACGACAAAGGCTTGAAGTCCCCTTTGATGGTTCTCGTGTGGAGCATCAA GATGCACTAAAACAATTATGGAGATTGGCTTATCCGGATAGGGAGCTCCCGCCTCTTAAATCTGAGCTTTGGAAAGAGATGGGTTGGCAAGGTGCAGACCCTTCGACAGATTTTAG AGGTGGAGGGTTTATATCATTGGAGAACCTTATCTTTTTTGCCCAACAATATCCG GAATCATTCCATAGATTGTTGCACAAACAAGAAGGAACCCGAGCTGAGTGGGAATATCCTTTTGCTGTAGCTGGCATCAATATTTCATTTGTCTTGGCACAAATGTTGGATCTCCAGTCAG CAAAGCCAACTTCGTTGGCAGGAATTCGATTCCTACAACTTCTTGAAGAAGATGAAATGGCATTTGATAACCTATTTTGTGTAACTTTCCAAATGATGGATGCTCAATGGCTCGCAAAGCGTGCTTCGTATATGGAGTTCAAT GATGTAATGAAGTCTACAAGAACTCAGCTAGAGCGTGAGCTTGCCCTCGAGGATGTCTCCAGCGTTAAGGATTTACCTGCATACAATCTATTGGCAGAATGA
- the LOC101311454 gene encoding l-2-hydroxyglutarate dehydrogenase, mitochondrial-like — protein sequence MAMQKWWWWASKRVWNRNYCMTSGVARERVECVVIGAGVVGLCVARELALRGRQVLVLDSAPTFGTGTSSRNSEVIHAGIYYPPNSLKAIFCVRGRQLLYQYCSERQVPHKQIGKLIVATGSSEIHKLHYLMDCGIQNGVDGLVMMEGSQAMRIEPELRCSKALLSPVSGIVDTHSFMLSLVGDAENCGTIFSYNTAVIGGHVEQDQLCLHVSQTKHLEMCNGTSPLQPEMVLIPKLVVNSAGLSAPALAKRFDGLHSALIPTPHYARGCYFTLSNTQICPFKHLIYPVPEDGGLGVHVTLDLNGQLKFGPNVEWIDGIDDVSSFLNKFDYSVCISHMKLFYHEIKKYYPNLKDGSLEPGYAGIRPKLSGPRQSPVDFVIQGEDIHGITGLVNLFGIESPGLTSSMAIAEHIAINFFRC from the exons ATGGCGATGCAGAAGTGGTGGTGGTGGGCATCGAAGAGAGTGTGGAATCGTAATTACTGTATGACTAGTGGAGTGGCGAGAGAGAGAGTAGAGTGCGTGGTGATCGGAGCAGGTGTAGTGGGATTATGTGTGGCTAGAGAGCTGGCTTTAAGAGGTCGACAGGTCTTGGTCTTAGACTCGGCTCCCACCTTCGGCACTGGCACCAGTTCCCGCAACAGCGAAGTCATTCATGCCGGCATCTACTACCCTCCTAATTCTCTCAAG GCAATCTTTTGTGTGAGAGGAAGACAACTGCTGTACCAATATTGCTCTGAGCGCCAAGTTCCTCACAAGCAAATTGGTAAACTAATTGTTGCCACCGGATCTTCTGAGATTCACAAGTTGCATTATTTAATGGATTGTGGGATTCAAAATGGGGTTGATGGTCTGGTAATGATGGAGGGCTCCCAAGCCATGAGAATAGAACCCGAATTGAGATGTTCGAAAGCCTTACTATCACCAGTTTCTGGGATTGTCGATACACATTCTTTCATGCTTTCTCTGGTG GGTGATGCTGAGAATTGTGGCACAATCTTCTCCTACAACACTGCTGTTATTGGTGGCCACGTAGAACAAGATCAATTGTGCCTTCATGTTTCTCAAACCAAACATCTTGAAATGTGCAATGGAACTTCTCCGCTGCAACCAGAGATGGTACTCATTCCTAAGCTTGTTGTGAACTCTGCTGGGCTGAGTGCCCCTGCCCTTGCCAAGCGATTTGATGGCCTCCATAGTGCACTCATTCCCACCCCACATTATGCTCGCGGGTGCTACTTCACTCTATCCAATACTCAAATCTGTCCTTTCAAACATTTAATATATCCCGTACCAGAGGACGGTGGCCTTGGAGTGCATGTTACTTTGGATTTAAATGGTCAGCTCAAGTTTGGTCCAAATGTTGAATGGATCGATGGTATCGACGACGTTTCAAGCTTCCTGAATAA GTTTGACTATTCTGTATGCATTAGTCACATGAAGTTATTTTACCATGAGATAAAGAAGTACTACCCGAATCTAAAAGATGGGTCCCTCGAGCCAGGTTATGCAGGGATTAGACCGAAGCTTTCAGGTCCTAGACAATCTCCAGTTGATTTTGTGATACAG GGAGAGGATATTCATGGGATAACCGGTCTTGTCAACCTTTTTGGAATCGAGTCACCTGGTTTGACTTCAAGCATGGCAATTGCCGAGCACATAGCCATCAATTTCTTTAGATGTTGA